In one Bacillus rossius redtenbacheri isolate Brsri chromosome 11, Brsri_v3, whole genome shotgun sequence genomic region, the following are encoded:
- the LOC134536615 gene encoding uncharacterized protein LOC134536615 has translation MNKFHVVQFEDGLQVVPGIWLQEGELCYWPDTESQTKLMKAICNAEPPSPEWLSLNILRIFGESDTYENAVHKLKLCERFSDVESGPDSLNKRKKRQMRAKRVPETEDSETELEEETSQSLLPPLPKCPNSFRPQCASTQKEWMSTKFRSNEPTMKQTSGVNNSVGSASPMEVTVQRKEAGVSTEFEKLVLKKLNIITYKLESLEEKLRNLESAKLTTVCEQPSERIPSNMFPLASLTAVEELELLLQNPSYFDSVVFYLKTLGGVNITDVTFSVMKKILSNEVAMEYSYFGFKGKKTFKNLKLSEVVISVVRCHVRDATEKAVGDRVAAWLKHARTRLSRSIQKSRLHDTSAACSK, from the exons ATGAATAAATTTCACGTAGTGCAATTTGAAGATGGGCTGCAAGTAGTGCCTGGAATTTGGCTGCAAGAAGGAGAATTATGCTATTGGCCAGATACTGAATCTCAGACAAAACTGATGAAGGCCATTTGCAATGCAGAACCACCATCACCTGAATGGTTATCTCTAAACATTCTGAGAATATTTGGAGAATCAG ATACCTACGAGAATGCAGTTCACAAATTAAAATTGTGTGAACGGTTTTCTGATGTTGAAAGTGGACCAGACAGCTtgaataaaaggaaaaaaaggcAAATGAGAGCAAAAAGAGTTCCAGAGACAGAAGACTCTGAAACAGAATTGGAGGAAGAAACTAGTCAGTCACTGCTGCCACCGTTGCCCAAATGCCCGAACTCATTCAGACCACAATGTGCATCAACACAAAAAGAGTGGATGAGCACTAAGTTTAGAAGTAATGAGCCTACTATGAAACAAACTTCTGGGGTAAATAATTCTGTTGGTAGCGCTTCGCCCATGGAGGTCACTGTACAGCGTAAAGAAGCTGGAGTGTCAACAG AATTTGAGAAGTTGGTACTCAAAAAGCTGAACATAATAACATATAAACTTGAGTCATTGGAAGAAAAACTTAGAAATCTGGAAAGCGCTAAACTGACTACAGTTTGTGAACAACCATCAGAGCGGATTCCAAGCAATATGTTTCCGCTAGCATCATTGACAGCTGTAGAAGAACTTGAGTTGCTGCTGCAAAACCCTTCTTATTTTGATTCAGTG GTATTCTACTTGAAAACTCTAGGTGGAGTAAATATCACAGATGTAACATTTTCAGTAATGAAAAAGATTTTATCTAATGAAGTCGCTATGGAATACAGCTATTTCGGTTTCAAAGggaagaaaacatttaaaaacctaaaattatCTGAAGTGGTTATAA GTGTTGTACGCTGTCATGTTCGTGATGCTACTGAGAAAGCAGTAGGCGACAGAGTCGCTGCATGGCTGAAGCATGCAAGGACAAGATTGTCAAGGAGCATTCA gaaATCACGTTTACATGATACGTCTGCAGCCTGCAGCAAGTGA